The Candidatus Binataceae bacterium genome has a window encoding:
- a CDS encoding CYCXC family (seleno)protein: MGTKGTLAVIATLILMAAGAYVWFGAPGGFADTIGQAATGSDPASNLRLTLDPNLFKGEVREAYQIARQNPGLLAQLHCYCGCDKSEGHKSLLDCYRDKHGSTCGICVGEARMAAQLTQQGTPVEQIRDAIRARYASGD; encoded by the coding sequence ATGGGCACCAAAGGGACGCTTGCGGTAATCGCCACCCTCATCCTGATGGCGGCGGGCGCATACGTGTGGTTTGGGGCCCCCGGCGGCTTCGCAGACACGATTGGGCAGGCGGCGACCGGGAGTGATCCGGCGTCGAATCTGCGCCTGACCCTCGATCCTAACCTGTTCAAGGGCGAGGTACGCGAGGCTTACCAGATAGCGCGGCAAAACCCCGGCTTGCTTGCGCAGCTTCATTGTTACTGTGGCTGCGACAAGAGCGAAGGGCACAAGAGCCTGCTCGATTGTTATCGCGACAAGCACGGCAGCACTTGCGGCATTTGCGTGGGCGAGGCGCGGATGGCGGCGCAGTTGACACAACAAGGCACGCCGGTCGAGCAGATACGCGATGCAATCCGCGCCAGAT